One region of Petrotoga sp. 9PW.55.5.1 genomic DNA includes:
- a CDS encoding iron ABC transporter permease: MKIKQKRVELPAVTIFFISSIFLIMLYTSFGSVKIPLNEVFRTLIGQNTNEIYNNLILNIRLPRVVGSFLVGSILAISGNVLQLVVQNPLADPYILGISSGASFGAVFYTALSGIYGISIFLGLESFAFFFGILSTFIVLILARQGKKIPVLSLILSGVIISFLFNSFTTLFTVMYWRNLIHVNMWLMGSTGDLIWKDSFELLFVVILQFVLVLLFSKQLNVLSMGDEMAIYSGINPDRLKLLLIVINVFAVSFTVSQVGVIGFVGLIIPHIVRIIKGPYSFVSNLYSLFIGGMFLMTADFISRTIFAPSELPIGVVTSIVGAPIFIYVMRRKEKI, encoded by the coding sequence ATGAAAATCAAGCAAAAACGAGTAGAGTTACCAGCTGTTACTATTTTCTTTATTTCCAGTATTTTTTTAATAATGTTATACACCTCATTTGGAAGTGTAAAAATCCCATTAAATGAAGTCTTTAGAACGCTTATAGGGCAAAATACTAATGAAATTTACAACAATCTAATCTTAAATATTCGCCTTCCTAGAGTTGTAGGAAGCTTTCTTGTAGGTAGCATATTAGCAATTTCAGGAAATGTTTTACAATTGGTAGTTCAAAACCCTTTGGCTGATCCATACATTCTTGGGATTTCGTCAGGTGCTAGTTTTGGTGCTGTGTTTTATACAGCATTAAGCGGAATATATGGGATCTCTATTTTCTTAGGATTAGAAAGTTTCGCTTTCTTTTTTGGAATATTATCGACTTTCATTGTATTGATATTAGCAAGACAGGGTAAAAAAATCCCTGTCTTGTCGCTTATTTTAAGTGGTGTAATAATAAGTTTTTTATTCAATTCTTTTACAACTCTTTTTACAGTGATGTATTGGAGGAACCTAATTCACGTAAATATGTGGCTCATGGGAAGCACGGGAGATCTTATATGGAAAGATAGCTTTGAACTTTTATTTGTAGTAATCTTACAATTTGTATTAGTCTTATTATTTTCAAAACAGTTGAACGTTTTGTCAATGGGAGACGAAATGGCAATATATTCTGGTATTAATCCTGATAGACTAAAACTATTGTTGATTGTAATAAACGTTTTTGCTGTATCTTTTACCGTTTCACAAGTAGGGGTTATAGGCTTTGTTGGACTTATTATTCCCCATATAGTAAGGATTATAAAAGGCCCATATTCGTTTGTTTCAAATTTATATTCCCTCTTTATAGGAGGTATGTTTCTCATGACTGCAGATTTTATTTCACGAACTATATTTGCCCCATCAGAACTTCCAATAGGGGTCGTAACTTCAATTGTCGGAGCCCCTATATTTATCTATGTTATGAGGAGAAAAGAGAAAATATGA